One part of the Clostridium thermosuccinogenes genome encodes these proteins:
- a CDS encoding sulfite exporter TauE/SafE family protein, translating into MDKKAGVIKRYFKYALIGLVTGTANGLFGSGGGTIAVPAMVLLLGVEDHKAHATAISIILPLTLISAFFYVKNNFVDWALTIKVTLGGIAGGYIGAKLLNICPARVLRRIFAAFMIAAALRMIL; encoded by the coding sequence ATGGATAAAAAAGCAGGAGTTATAAAAAGATATTTTAAATATGCCTTAATCGGGCTGGTAACCGGAACCGCCAATGGCCTCTTTGGCTCCGGCGGAGGCACCATAGCAGTTCCTGCCATGGTGCTTTTGCTGGGAGTCGAGGACCACAAGGCGCACGCTACCGCTATATCCATAATTCTGCCGTTGACTCTGATCAGCGCCTTCTTTTATGTAAAAAATAATTTTGTCGATTGGGCACTTACTATAAAGGTTACCCTGGGAGGAATTGCCGGAGGTTACATAGGAGCGAAGCTTCTTAATATATGTCCTGCCCGGGTGCTCAGGAGGATTTTTGCAGCTTTCATGATAGCAGCTGCCTTGCGCATGATACTTTAG
- the csm6 gene encoding type III-A CRISPR-associated CARF protein Csm6 — protein sequence MSEYVLFSPLGMSDPTRGCRDGAFIHICRKYRPKKAYLYMSKEICEYDELDNRYEKYLSLLCEKLDFKCDVKKIKRPDLVKVNDFEAFYGDFSKIMESISSENPGCDILINLSSGTAQMKSALLVLGTLFPKPLTMVQVSTPSQKSNDTKPVGKDYDIYLEWELNEDNYEDYSDEDKYRCFVSKSENLNARIMYETVGKHILAYDYKAALTVAENIKDFMDTRALNLINAGFRRLILDLGNAERFAENAGYDLLPINEKRYNEKEKVVFEYILTLKIKREKGEIADFVRAVSPVLTDMFEIYLKNKCNIDIESYYLKDPYGRYAPKLSRNLLPADIIQILDSTYASRGGYRDTEPCAANLSPIVAAKGDAKAGGIAVKLRSFEGRVRNIAAHEIVVVTEKWIKERSGFNTGEVLKMLMDFFSCCIDIPQNTWNSYEQLNKTILEIPLLK from the coding sequence ATGTCCGAATATGTATTATTCTCTCCACTGGGTATGTCAGATCCGACTAGAGGCTGCAGAGACGGGGCTTTTATTCATATATGCCGCAAATATAGGCCCAAAAAGGCGTATCTCTATATGTCAAAGGAGATATGTGAATATGATGAGTTGGATAACAGGTATGAAAAATACCTCAGCTTACTATGTGAAAAGCTTGATTTCAAATGCGATGTAAAAAAGATAAAGCGTCCGGATCTGGTTAAGGTAAATGATTTTGAGGCCTTTTACGGTGATTTTTCAAAAATAATGGAAAGCATAAGCAGTGAAAATCCAGGATGTGATATTTTGATAAATCTTTCATCCGGTACTGCCCAAATGAAGTCTGCCCTGTTAGTTCTGGGTACTTTGTTTCCGAAGCCTCTTACCATGGTACAGGTATCAACTCCTTCCCAAAAATCCAATGATACAAAGCCTGTTGGAAAGGATTATGATATTTATCTGGAATGGGAGCTAAATGAAGATAATTATGAGGATTATTCCGATGAAGATAAATACCGCTGTTTCGTTTCAAAAAGCGAAAACCTGAATGCCCGGATCATGTATGAGACTGTGGGAAAGCATATACTGGCCTATGATTACAAGGCGGCTTTAACTGTAGCTGAGAATATCAAAGACTTCATGGATACCCGAGCTTTAAACCTTATAAATGCCGGATTTCGCAGACTGATCCTCGATCTTGGCAATGCAGAGAGGTTCGCAGAAAATGCAGGTTATGATCTGCTTCCCATCAATGAAAAGAGATATAACGAAAAGGAAAAGGTGGTTTTTGAATACATTCTCACGCTTAAAATAAAACGGGAAAAAGGGGAAATTGCAGATTTTGTCAGGGCCGTTTCACCGGTGCTTACCGATATGTTTGAGATATATTTGAAAAATAAGTGCAATATTGATATTGAAAGCTACTATTTAAAAGACCCATATGGCAGGTACGCACCAAAGTTATCCCGAAACCTTTTACCGGCAGATATCATCCAAATACTTGACAGTACATATGCTTCCAGAGGCGGCTACAGGGATACGGAGCCTTGCGCGGCAAATTTAAGCCCTATTGTCGCTGCTAAAGGAGATGCTAAAGCCGGAGGAATTGCAGTTAAACTACGGTCTTTTGAAGGCAGGGTGAGAAATATTGCCGCTCATGAAATTGTTGTGGTAACGGAAAAATGGATAAAAGAAAGGTCCGGCTTTAATACGGGCGAGGTATTGAAAATGCTGATGGACTTTTTTTCCTGCTGCATCGATATTCCGCAAAACACGTGGAATTCCTACGAACAGCTTAACAAAACCATATTGGAGATACCTCTGCTGAAATAA
- a CDS encoding sulfite exporter TauE/SafE family protein, which yields MILFLIGMASGIISGMGIGGGTILIPALVIFIGVDQHIAQSVNLLFFIPTAVVALFIHFKNKRVNLKMAIPIVAFGLIGAFFGSKMAIGLSGTDLKKWFGFFLLAMGIYEMFRKDKAMERRQKNSG from the coding sequence ATGATACTTTTTTTAATAGGTATGGCATCGGGAATTATAAGCGGGATGGGTATAGGCGGAGGAACCATATTGATACCGGCGTTGGTTATTTTTATAGGAGTGGATCAGCACATAGCCCAAAGTGTGAATCTGCTTTTTTTTATTCCCACCGCTGTAGTCGCCTTGTTTATACATTTTAAAAACAAGAGGGTCAATCTGAAAATGGCGATACCGATAGTAGCCTTCGGCCTTATAGGCGCATTTTTTGGGTCAAAGATGGCTATAGGACTTTCAGGGACGGATCTTAAAAAATGGTTTGGTTTTTTCCTGTTGGCTATGGGTATATATGAAATGTTCAGGAAGGATAAAGCTATGGAAAGGAGACAAAAAAACAGTGGCTAA
- the cas6 gene encoding CRISPR system precrRNA processing endoribonuclease RAMP protein Cas6 — protein sequence MLQRITLKLTYKGEAKASYNWGSMMHGVLMELLPADAAEAFHENSLRPFSQYVLPLGESIIEWNIGLWGDGISDVVAKAILPVNTLEIKHKGILLNVCSSERQNLSERDFMARFFETENPCRKYELEFLTPCTHKSAGKHVLFPTTDLMVQSLCMRFNAYSQEYSLDDPEAMKQIAENMRIVKYSLHSAQYHLDGTKVTGYAGRIVLYISGPEQLVRLAGMLLSFSEYSGIGVKTSLGMGGCRIRPILKEI from the coding sequence ATGCTACAGAGAATCACTTTGAAGCTTACATACAAAGGAGAAGCAAAAGCTTCATATAACTGGGGATCCATGATGCACGGTGTATTGATGGAATTGCTGCCTGCTGATGCTGCAGAGGCATTTCATGAAAACAGCCTAAGACCATTTTCACAATATGTACTGCCGTTGGGTGAAAGCATTATCGAATGGAATATCGGACTTTGGGGTGATGGTATATCCGACGTGGTGGCAAAAGCTATCCTGCCCGTAAACACTTTGGAAATAAAACATAAGGGTATTCTGCTTAATGTATGCTCATCCGAAAGGCAAAACCTAAGTGAGCGGGATTTTATGGCCAGATTTTTTGAGACAGAAAATCCCTGCAGGAAATATGAGCTGGAATTTTTAACACCCTGTACCCATAAAAGCGCAGGAAAGCATGTGCTATTTCCAACAACAGATCTGATGGTGCAAAGCCTATGCATGCGATTTAATGCTTATTCGCAGGAATATTCCCTGGACGATCCCGAGGCTATGAAGCAAATCGCTGAAAACATGCGCATTGTCAAATATTCTCTTCATTCTGCCCAATATCATTTGGACGGCACAAAGGTGACCGGGTATGCGGGCAGGATTGTGCTTTATATAAGTGGTCCTGAACAATTGGTACGGCTTGCCGGAATGCTTCTCTCCTTTTCTGAGTATTCCGGAATAGGCGTTAAAACATCCCTGGGTATGGGCGGATGCAGAATCAGGCCTATCTTGAAAGAAATTTAG
- the lysA gene encoding diaminopimelate decarboxylase has product MKNYFTEQTNFFKGISPFEIIKEYGSPLYVYNESILRQRCREMKNFITYPNFSVNYSTKANSNLELLKIVREEGLNADAMSPGEIYVLLAAGFKPEQIFYISNNVSAEEMKYAIEKGIILSADSLSQLELYGKLNPGGKVAVRFNPGVGAGHHEKVVTAGKKTKFGVNMDYISEVKEILKRYDLKLVGINQHIGSLFMEGKPYIEGVKSLLDIAKQFDDLEFVDLGGGFGIPYRKQEGQERLELKEFGSKLDQVLKDWIREYGKDITFKIEPGRYIVAECSVLLGTVHSIKNNYGVTYAGTDIGFNVLARPVMYDSHHDIEVYREGKLLKSTESDKPVYVVGNICESGDILAKDRMLPELKEGDILGIMDAGAYGYSMSSNYNNRLRPAEVLIRENGSISLIRRRDTLEDLMRNFDVDSGA; this is encoded by the coding sequence TTGAAAAACTATTTTACGGAGCAAACCAACTTTTTTAAAGGAATCTCACCTTTTGAAATAATAAAGGAATATGGAAGTCCGCTATATGTATATAATGAATCCATATTGAGGCAAAGATGCCGTGAGATGAAAAATTTCATAACGTACCCAAATTTCAGTGTCAATTATTCCACTAAGGCAAATTCAAACCTGGAGCTGCTGAAAATAGTCAGGGAAGAAGGGCTTAACGCCGATGCCATGTCCCCGGGAGAGATATATGTGCTCCTGGCAGCCGGATTTAAACCTGAGCAGATATTCTATATAAGCAACAATGTTTCTGCGGAGGAAATGAAGTATGCCATCGAAAAAGGCATAATATTGAGTGCCGACTCCCTTTCCCAGTTGGAGCTGTATGGAAAGCTAAACCCTGGAGGAAAGGTGGCTGTCCGTTTCAATCCGGGAGTCGGCGCCGGGCACCATGAAAAGGTGGTAACCGCAGGCAAAAAGACCAAATTTGGCGTGAACATGGACTATATCAGCGAGGTAAAGGAAATTCTGAAAAGGTATGACCTCAAGCTGGTAGGAATCAACCAACACATAGGTTCTTTATTCATGGAAGGAAAACCGTATATTGAAGGAGTCAAGTCCCTGCTGGATATAGCAAAGCAATTTGATGACCTAGAGTTTGTAGATTTGGGCGGTGGATTCGGAATACCATACCGCAAGCAGGAAGGCCAGGAGCGTCTTGAATTGAAGGAATTCGGCAGCAAGCTGGATCAGGTGCTGAAAGACTGGATCAGGGAATATGGCAAAGATATTACCTTCAAGATAGAACCGGGAAGATATATAGTTGCGGAATGCAGTGTTCTTTTGGGTACCGTCCATTCAATCAAAAACAATTACGGAGTAACCTATGCAGGAACCGATATTGGGTTTAACGTGCTGGCCCGACCGGTGATGTACGATTCTCACCATGATATAGAAGTTTACCGGGAAGGTAAGCTGTTAAAGAGCACAGAATCGGATAAGCCTGTTTATGTAGTAGGAAATATCTGTGAAAGCGGGGATATCCTCGCAAAAGACAGGATGCTTCCCGAACTAAAGGAAGGCGATATCCTGGGGATTATGGATGCCGGAGCCTACGGATATTCCATGAGCTCCAACTACAACAACAGGTTAAGGCCGGCTGAGGTATTGATCAGGGAGAATGGAAGCATATCCTTGATCCGCAGAAGGGATACTCTCGAAGACCTTATGAGGAATTTTGATGTTGATTCCGGTGCATAA